One Carya illinoinensis cultivar Pawnee chromosome 5, C.illinoinensisPawnee_v1, whole genome shotgun sequence genomic window, GGAACTGATCATCTGGAGAAAAGCAAGCCATCACATTTCCCCTAGAACTTGAAGCAGTATAACACGGGTGTAGTGGTTTCTGCCGTAAGTCCCACAACTTGACATCATGATCAAAGGAAGAAGTAGCAAAAATGGAGGGGGAATGGTTAGCGAACTTCACTACATTAATATGCTCTCGATGCATATCAGTGAAAACCTGTAAGCGTCTTCCGCTGCTTAAGTCATACAATGCAACATTTCTTGAGTATCCACTTGCAAGAAAGAGTTCATCCGTAGAGTTCACATGAACAGACGTCAGTTGGTCGAACTCATCAAAGGAGACAGAGCCAGCACTATTATCATATATGCTCACAGTAGTTGCTGGCATATGTTGAATATCATATAATTTCAATGAACCATTATCTGAACCAGCTATGAGCTGACATTCACCAGCGGAAAAGTTAAAACAGAATTAGAAACCCCATattcattagaaataaaattgacaAAGAGCCAATCCTCCAAAAATTCACCAATGGAGAAAGCCAATTGTTCTGGCTTAAGCCGGTACCTAGTGACCGGCAAATAGTTTGGAATGAATCCCTAACTTGAGAGTATGATTACCAACAGTTCTAATGATGAGAACTCAAATAACACATCCTGCCGTTAGCAAAGCTACTAGCCACAGCACACAACAATTCTGTATTTTGATGTAATCTATCTGTGCATGGCTTCGTATAACCATTAAAGGAAACGACAAAGCAAGCTAAAGCCTGATGATGTAGCACCGTTCGAATATAAAATGCAGTAATAATTTCCCAGAAGAGAAATAGTAATTGCAGAGGATATTCTATAGAATAGTAAAGCACTATTATTTGATCTCTTTTACACATTCCATGCAGAAATTATATACCTTGGAGGGATACTTCTTGAGCCAACAGAGTCCCAGCACACTGTTCATTGCACCAAGTGATGGGATATAACtaacaatttgttctttctCATGGTTGACTACAACAACTTCACCATCCAAAGTTCCAAAGACCATTAGACTAGAATCAGATGGATGATACTCGAACTGCCTTGGACGAAAGCCCATACCTTCACTTCCCAAACCATTGCTTCTAATTGAAAGTGGATGCAATAAAGGCCAGGCAGAAGACCCAACTTTAGCAGCACAAAGAGACCtggtataaaaatattttgactttcCAGGAGTATATGATGACTTTTGCATTGGATTCTGCATATGACTGTGACTTGCTCTTAGTTCACGCTTCTGTAAGATACTAACGACACTCTCTTTATGCTTCCTTTTGTACGGTAGATACTCAAAGTATTTTGAAAAGGTAACTGTAGCATTTTCCCTATCAATCGTTCTGATAGGCAAGTTATCTAAAACTTTCAAACGGGGCAATGAAGCTATCATATAGTCCCTATAGTGCTTTTCAAAGCATATCGGTGAAGCATGACAAGAAACCAACTTCAAAGTGACATCTGTAATTTGCCTTGTAAAGGCAGCTGCCAAAGACTCTTCTCCATTTTGACTGTGTAACGGGTCAAAAGAAACCTGCCAGACAAGTCAGGAAGTCAGACAACGAATAGTGTGTGCGCGTGTGCACGGATGggtgtgttttaaaaattcattatgatgcatatatatagacaACAGAAAACATATATGTTTATAGCCCTGTAcccaaaagaaaactaaaagaaTCTTATCTAAAGTAGAAGTATAAACTTTACTGCCTATCTTGCATTATGATTACAGACAATTGTCTTAAGGGAAAGGACAATCTGCTTTACCTCATTCAGCTGATCAAACTGTTCATTCAACCtaggaaaaaaaatggatgaTAGCTCCCTATAACCATGTTCTTGTTGGCGAAAAGAAAAATCGACATCACTATCATCTGATGAATCCTCAATCATGCTTTGAGCTTCGTGATTTGTTACCACATCATTAAGTGAAAACAAATTCCTGAGTGCCTCTTCCGTGGTTGAATTATAATCTGTGGTTACACCGATATCAACAGTTGATGCTCCAGTGTAAGGAGCACTCTTTGACTGACCAAAATCAGTTCTGCTATCCAATCTCCCTTCAGATGATGTGGCAGAAGGCCCAGCATCATTGCAACACAGCCAATTCTGAAACCGAAGTTCAACCAAAGAAGGGAGTTTAGAAAGTGCGGCAATGGTTGTCCAAAGATTTATAATTCTCGTTTCACACATTGAGAGGCACATCAAATTGGGCATGCAAGTAAAACAATCTTCCTTGAAACTAGTGAGTGAAGTACTGAAGTCAAGGTTAAGGGTGTGTATCCGCTTGAACTCCCCCGTTATGTTGAGCTTCTGGAAGTGTGAAGACCTCAAGGCTAAGACTTGGCATGGCAAACCTCTCTTAGAGAGATCCCTGAGAGTAAAATTAAATTAGTGATGAAAAGTCATTTATCTTTGCAAGACCTGTAGTTTCATAATCTTTGTCAACTGATACACTGGTTTTCTAAGCCATGAAAAACAGAACCAATTCTTTGCGCATAAGTAAGCAGACACAACGCAAATGGAAACTTTGAAGGGATATACAAAGCAGATCACACTACAAATGGAAACtgcaaaaaaatacatataaatgaaagtcctaagaaaaaaaaaataagtcttCAAAAAATAGAAGATGCTATAGCACAGGTGTTCAACATTCCTGAATTCAAACTGAAGTACCCAGTCAATCAAATTCACTTGTTCTCGAAtatcaagtttcaaatggaGTGAATTTTCCTGGGCCAAATCGTAGAGCTTCACTATCTTATTACTGCTAGAAAAAGGTGGCAAATAAagatattttgtgatgaaataaattaggaactacattaatgaattaagaataaggCACTGGGGACCAATAGATACCGTAAGAAATTCTTTCCAAATGAAAAATCTTGAAGATCAACTCGTCGAAGCTTTTGATTGACGGCACGCATCAACGACAAAGCATATTCTCCATCAAACATACATGATGATTCATTACGTACATCAATCGCTTCAATCTCTGAAGCATCAAGTTCCATAAATATGTCAAGAAGTGGATGAAAATCGGTATCCTTGAGATGGTCCAAGAAAATGTCCAGGCTACACGGCTCATGGCGGGATTTCTTCACCACagcctgaaaaacaaagaaaactgaCATTTCActagaaccagtctccaagatACAAAATGACTTCAAAAAATTTGCATCCAGCATACAAAACTCGATTCATGGAACTTGCTCAGGAAAATGTTAGATGTTAATTCTTCCTTTGCAGAATTCTACAAGAGATGGAGAAGTTTGCATCTAAACATAACAACAAAACAGTGTCAAAAATTTTAATAACGTTCCCTGGCCCAGGAAAAATTAAGATGGTAGGAAAAAATGAGTTAAAACTATCAGAATCAGATGATAAACTTAATaagtattaatttttaattagttaaaaatgcTCGGGCAGACTGTCTGCTCAAATCTAAAGCAGCTGATTTCAAATTACTTATTTGTGTTCATACCCGTGTGTTATCCATTCAACATCCACATGCACAATAACAAAAGCAATGAGCCAATGATAATATCCCgttttgaagaaaagaaaatttgaataagTAAACCAGATTAGACCAGACAGAACGTCCACTAAAATTGGATGATTAAACTAAAAAACTTTACCTATAACAGAACACAATTGATACAAACCTTGTTTAGACCAGACAAAATTGCAGTATTAGGTATGACACCATGCTTCTTGCAAGAATCAATGTACCtagaaccaaaagaaaaaatgaatagtTAAACGAGAAATAAATCAATCCTATAGTAAAGCTGATCGGTTCAATCAAATTAGATCATAAACAAGTTGATGCAAAGTAACGGAGACATCGGAGAGCAAGAAGTCGAAAGAAGACTTTGTGTAGCATGTAGCATGAGACTGGACATGAAAGAGATTAgtgggaggaaaaaaaattgcagtAACCAGTTCAAGGGGGGGAAGCAAAATGCAAAGCCTTTACAGTAAATGGCTGCTgttaaagagggaaaaaaatctCCACATACTTCCCCGAGATTAATTTGCAATAACCCAGTGTCCAAACAAGCCCCCATACATTAAAATGGTCACAATGAGTAGGCCCTTGCAACACCTAATGACAATCATGTCTCTTATACCCTTAATGACCATTATAGAAGTTAGTTAAAAAGCAACAGTATTGAAGTTCCATCTCTAAAATCTAGGATTGTCTAAATTGTAGTGAAGTGCAAACTCCTTTCCATGAATTTAAAGCTTGAACGGTGAGTTTTACTACTACACAACCCTCTCTATATCCAGAAATTCAAATTATCCAGAAgcgaataaaaaataaaaaaataaaactacaaaaataaataaaactgggAGAGTAAATTTTACTACAACACGCCCTGTCTACAACCAGCAATTCAAATTATGCCGAGACGAATAAAAAAGTCcacgaaaacaaaataaaagaataatcgGATTACACAGCATTGAAGAACTGCAACGATATCATTGAAAGTTCCGccaaatattcaaacaaaattatagtCGTAATACACCGAGGTAAAACAGGATGTGAACCTTTCTTCCAAAGCTGCGATCTCGATGGCCATGACGGTTGAGCTCAATGACCGGAGCTTTCGAATTACCATAAAACAGTAGAAAATgactacttttttttctttacatataCAAATTTATACAGAGTTAAGAATTAAGATTTAAGAatggcagtttttgttttttttgttttctgaccTTTCCTTTCGGCTTTTGTTGATTTAAAATTGAGAAAACCTTTCTCCGTGATGGGCGAGAGAGAGTATAGACCTTAAGCCCATAAATTGGGCCCAGAAAAAACTTACTGAACTGGGAATTGCCGCTCAGTTGAGCCCAACAATATGCACTCCTCGAAGCCCATTTTAGAATGCATGCAGTGCACATTAAAGTTGCGCTTGTAAGTAACACTAATCAAATATAAGTTTGAGAAGCCCCTTGATCCTACCAATTTTTTCCTCCAATTTCTTAAGAttcaatgaaaattaaaatatttgtctTCTTATGTAAAGGTTCGTTatcaaaatctctttttttattaaataaaataatagtaattaaaaaattaaaattttcatttgtaaTAAActgatcaaaataattttttttttaataagaaaactgatcagaattttaatataatggaattaatattttcaattatgttataaaagtcacttttgcgtacttttTATACATTTCACTGATGTAACGGAActtaacatttattttatattaaaaaaatgatgcattcaatcatattaataaattatgaaaaaaatatataaaaatgactgtatataacatttttataatattttatatatgataacatTTTATACCGGTCAATCTCAGTGCTCAACCTTTACACAAACAAAGCATTGAATCGGCTCTCTCAGCCAACACTATATATTGGAATATCGACTTTATTTTAAAGTTGGGGAATCATAGACGACAAGtgtatgaaaaagaagaagcaggAACATATGCAGTTGTAACCCCAAGCAGGGCAAAAGGTTTAAAGGGTCACCTCTTACAGGTCTATTAATGTCTGATgactttataatttataattaacctAAATATGATAATACTGGTCCTATATATATGACAATCTCTTGTCATCCAGATTTGACAGAAGAAAGGTCACCGGCCTCTCTCCCATTCTCATTCTAAAACAGACTcttcttcaaagaaaaaaaaaaaagtagaaaagctGGCCTCACTTGATCTCACTATCAAAGATTATGAATCACGATGACCAAGCTTTAATTTTCTACGAAGCtgctcaactctctctctctctctctccctctctctcaattATGCATTGGAATAAGTGTCTTTTGCTGGATGAGTACTGCACGTGCTTTGGGACGTAAAGAGGCCAGGAAGGTTGTTGGTGAAGACAAAAGAGGCTAGGGTACGTATCATGATCTGGGTCCCAAAGGGAAGGTCCTAATTgcatgcagctagctagctttatatcttctaatttattaattatcatcctatcccaacaactgataattAACAAACACATTAGCCTCGGATGTTTCCTGTTCTGGTCAgggaaaaaaacagaaaaaatagaCAAAAGCAGCAACAAACTAACTGGCAATGTTTTAAGTTGGCGATTAATTAAGAGCACCACTGTACATGATATTATAAGTGGGAACAGATCAACAGATGACCACTGAAGTGTGAAAGTATAGCTGCTACGTACGTACGCGTAGTTTCGGATACGTTTTTTCAGTAAGCAGTAGGCCGCCGAAGAAAGCATAGTTGGCAATTACAATCAAATGAAGAACCCTTAATCATTTGTGCATGAGGGAAGGCATCATATCTATACATAAAAAGTAAGTATTTTCCTATTAGTGCATGGTTTGATCATCGATACATGATGATGATGTAGTAAAGTAGAAGCATTACActcattttccatatatatatatgtacatgacTCGTGTATATACTAATATGTGTGGTAAAGTTAAACAAAGCGTACGTAGGCTTTGGtaatttcattataaaattaataaccCTACCATCATAACGtacataattaatatatattatattgagaagtactaattaatatgatattataaaagattctaaaattaaatttataaattaacataattttatataatgcattaattctattttacaataaattaagtgaatatatcattaaaatatttcatatatatatatatctttatggCACAGGCTGATCTGCAAATTACAGCTCCGAGAAAAGAATATTGTCAGATAATTAGCTGTTCATACTACAAAACATCGTTTTAACCTTTTTGACAGTAAATTAAGCGATCGAGGCTGGAGTTAGATTGGCAATTACGGAGTTTTGTATATATGCCTTTGTCTTTAAGGAACAACAGTAATTTTGTCTGCCTTCGATCTTTAATTGTGGGCCACGCACTAGATCAATAATTATGGTTTAGTAGTGGCCTACTCAGACGGATTTGATTAATAAAACAGGAATATGGAAAAGGTGATCATGGGGCTACCAAGTTGCTAGCttgatcaataatatatatatatcggatGTTAACTATTGGATCGGGGGTTTAAGATATTTTTGCATGGATGATGGGACTCTTAGTGACAGCATTATCATCACTTAAAATAAAGCAGAGATCGCGATCAAAATCCAAAACATGTATCGGAGGAATCGCATATGATCCATTAGATGCCAACACACTCAAAAACAACGTGTATATATAGATGCCAATACCTACATATAAaaatgtctttttcttttttttctttttttttttttaagttcttgTTATTGTGATGTAAAACGTATCGTTTTGGTTTATTTAAATCCATTGAGAAGCGACaatgaaatggaaaaaaatataaacaaataagtACTAAGTtcccaattaatataattataaatatatatttgatcttAACCTTGACATCATTAATCTATGGGACTTAATTGGGAATCCCTCTACCAATGCCACGAGCGGCGTTTTTGAGACCTGTGAGTCGAGGACTTCCAAGACTGGCCGTTGGTTCTCTCATAGAGTGGCGCGTGTGTTGCACGCGCTACAGTACCTACGAATTACACTGGTTTTCCGTGTACAGTATTTTCTATGTAGTTTCTTTTTATtgtcttttattttcaaaaaaaaaaatccaaaaaattagtCCCCCCTCCGCTTGGCGGTGTTTGGTGGGGTTGGTACCCTATATCCCGCTTAGTCGGGTATAGGGATTTGGTAACTCTATCTTAGATAGAGTTGTGCTGTCTCTTAGACTTAGGTCTTTAGAGATTAGCATTCTGGACTAGACTATGTCAACCACTTTAGTGTGTTGGGAAGCTATCAATCGTTGTAATTGACTTGATGTTTAAGTCAAATTTATAAGTCCTCTTAAATGAATGGATGTGatctgttattaaaaaaaaaaaaaaaaaaataggcccTGAGTTAAATTCTAGAGAGTGATATTCCCTTCGATTATTGTTTAGGCCATTATTTGAGTTTCTCGGTGGAGCCTACTCCTAATAATATTGGACGGCTCCTCGTCGTtttgctaaaaataaaaatacagtcATCGTGGCTTGAACGCCATATGTACGGATACATGAGGAGCTTTTCTTTCAAATCAGACATGAGAAAAATCTTGAATATTTctgatttaaaaatatcttacaTTGAAGAAATTAGTTAACCTAGACAAGAAATCTAGCCGCGTCGACTAAAAACAAACAACCTGGAACGTACATGCACAAGGTGTTGGCCGGACATGAGTCCAACCGAACAAACGGCCCTCATAGATGAAGCATGGTCAAGGCTACACATGCAGGATGGGCATTTAGCATGATGATTTCCAGGCCGCCACCTCCCGAATCAAACACATTTACGTGGATCCTTTTGTCGGAATACAAGAAAAAacaggataaaaaaaaaaatacatggaaCCCACTCTGTATCTGTCGTTCATTGGACGCATTTCGtctattttgtataatttaaataacaatatatatatatatatatatatatgaaaacaacAATCACATGTATCaatatttgagtaattttattttaaaatctttacattatatattattcaCGGTGcatcatttaatttaaaagatttaaaatttataaatcaaatcatgtTATGTGAATTGTATAATATAAATACCTTTAAATAATACtgtttatcaatatttttattattaaatactcTTTGTTGGATATTTAAAAAGCTGGATTTTGCCTGTTGAGAATCTATTACcaaaagaaaatcaaggaaATTGACTCATACACGTAAAATGGAAAAGTTTCGTAAAGAAAGTATGATTCAATTACACTTTAAGGAATGAAAGAAACATCTATAAAGAAGACTCCTCAACTTTGGGAGGACTTGACTACGTGCAAAGATCCCTAAAATCTTCTCTTCAGGATGATAGCATTTTCTTCACCTCTATAAATCCTAATCTCTTTCATTGTATTGAGAAATACGTGAGCCTAtaagaaattttacaattattaAGTTTAGTGAATTTCACTGCAAACAATATGTAAAAATGAATCACATAAATCTCTATACcattctctttatttatattttatatacttatttactatttattttttatggatgAACGTTCGAGCAGCAACGTATCAACTTCCAAAACCATAATTGTTGACTTTTTAACTATACTGTTATGCCTCGAACCACCATCATGGGTGGGGATAACTTTTAGGACACAAGGTCGTGTTTATACCATACACGATTATGCTTTcagataattataattaaaaacaatatcTAATTAAGCAGGATGTACGATTTAGGATATCATTAGGTTCTTATTCCTCGTAGAGTGGGAAGGAGATTAGGAAACTCATTCATCATTCATGCTTCTAGCTGTACGCactatataaataaagttaaaacgCGTAAGTTCTTTTAGCCTCGAACGCGGAAGAATAGTCACGTTATATAGTTCATGGCTAATtgcttttgtatttatttattattttaaataaattgtgtagaatttacatattttacgattgtaaatattatttctcatatatatatataaaaagccaTCTTCACGATTGTCCAACATATTTACTGATGCTTCTGATCTAAATTTCTTTAagtgcaaataatttttaaagattattggattgaaagttttttttttttttttgaattattcaATATGTATTTGCGAAAAACTTATTACCAATAACCTCTGCACTCTTAAGATTAGTCGGAATGCTATTTCCAAACACTCCGGACTAATAAAAAAGTCACTAGATTGATTTGtttggttcatatatatatatattgaaaattatattggtttactttttaaattaaatgagtACTCTAACATGTTGGTCCAATGTATCaagattttctaaaaattttcatGTTAAATTTAGGACAGAGAATTAGAGAGAAATTAGGAACAAAATATAGGTACATATAAATGTGGATAAGGCTATAAATGTAATAAAACTCATGGAAAAGGAGGACTTCCAAATACTGCTGGGGGAGAGTACCGCGCAGCCAGGAATTGTTCAACTCTCTGTTTGAAACTGAAAATGAACGGATTTGCGTCTGTTAACTGTTTCTCTACCAGAATCCAATACAGAATAAGATTCGATGCCACCTTCTGGAAATGTATGCCACGCGCTTCGGAAGGCCGTGGAATACTTTCCTCCTTACCAGGATGAAGAACAGTGCACCTTCCACGTCAGGGCTTTCTCTCAGTTGGTAGTCCGCTATGCATTTGGACGAAAGAAGTAAGAGCATCACATTCTCTTGGATATTGGAGCACAAATGCACAGTTGCTCTCCATGTGCGCGTGGCATTTAGCCAACTTCAAAACAAGACCCacatatacaaattttaaaggaaaatttaaataatctcatttttatcattatttttgcaacaattttttatatatcattaaatataggtctacaattaaaatatattaaataatttttaattaatatcataTCATGAAATAATAAACGGACgatgataaaagaaataataaataaattacttcTCATGTCAAATAAACCGCTCAAGTTGTCTCTAAAGAGAAAAATCTCTAAACAATGCATCTAAAAAGAAGTAAAACACGCGCATACATACATGTATGTATGAtagataatatttatagttgttTAGTATTTATCCCAAATGAATCTTTAAAggcaaaagagaaaaagaagaagaagcgggATTTCCGGTAAAAGTTTAAAACCTCTCCTGCCTTCTCTTACACACTCCAGCAAACCCACTCTCCCATCCCTCTCTAAGATACATCACCTTTTTTTAACTCTCTCTAGAATCATATACCTCGCTCGAAAGTCTCGCACCCTACCACCACCTCAAAGTCACAGTCTTCGAGCCGTTCTCCCTAACCGGTTTCCCACGCTCCTACTCactaaactctctctctctctctaaagaaCAAGTCTCACTCACGTTCACCTCGCTCATAAACCCGCCTTTCTCTCTAACTATCCAAACACCCACTAATCCCTCCCCCACAGAAGCAGAAAACAACATTCTCGTATCACTTATTTTGGGTAAGATTTTCGTTTTGAATACGGGGGAAGTATAGTCTCAAATGGAAAGAAAGCAGGGGTTCTTCTCGGCGCTAAAAGATGAGCTGGTGCGGGGCCTCTCGCCGTCTCGGTCTCGGGCCAACAGCCCTGCCAGAACCGGTTCGCCCATCATATCGGGCCTTCTCCGGAGAAAGAAGGGCAGCCAACACCAAAATCCCGTGGCGCATCCGGAGCCTCTGATCGTGAGATCCGGCAGTCTGAGGCCACTGGGGGAAGCATTGGCGCCGCTGATGGAGGGTCCGGACCCTGACGGAGGGGAAATCGGGGACTCGAAGAGGAGCGGATCGAGTTTGGGGCAGTggatgaaggggcagctagtgAGGACTCCTTCCGTAACCTCTTCCATGGCGGCTTGCAAGAGGTCTGATTTGAGGCTGTTGATTGGGGTGATGGGTGCTCCTCTCGCCCCGGTGCACGTTAGCACCACTGACCCATTGCCTCATCTTAGCATCAAGGACACCCCCATTGTCAGTCTCTCCTCCCCTCTCTCATTCTTACAAACCCATTTGCCGCTCAGGAAAATATGTTTTACAAATTACAGTGATCCTCACTTATTCAtgcaaaaatgataatatagaGCTTTTCTCAATCGTTTGTGGGGTGACTCGGTGACTCCAGAGACGTAAAGAGTTGGGTTGGTTTCGTTTTTGTTACCTTCGGTTTTTTTAGTGGTATATGTTATGGAAATGGGATATTGATTGCTCCTTAAatcatttttggattttttttcccttccaagtTCAGATtctgccaatatatatatatatatatatatatatatatatatatatatatatatatatatatatatatatatatctttatatatataaagtggctatctaacagaattttattggtttaacggtttttgttgttttaccgttaaaattaacgccgttagttacatgaataaattaaagtggctctctcttcttaaaagttcttaattttttaatctctctctccccaatcacttatgaataaattcataattattaaaattcatgcagcatgcatgatcctgtaacctatgcattgatgatcatttatttatgaggtatattagatatctatatatatatatatatatattctattatatatatctatataaattatataaatatatattctatattctattatatatatatgatcttttatataaattataatttatatatcaatttatttatgtgatttaaaatttttattcattccttatataaacaaagagaaatgtaaaataattaagtttaaatatatttaccaactacatttacgaatacaattatcttaataaaatattatttatttatcaatttaaattcattatgaaacattaaaatcaaataataatatcttataaaaaccttagtattttatttctttataaaaattatgttactttttaaaaataatcgatttattaaattaagaaaacgtgctatgcacgttcctttactgttaacagtttatctcctgtgctgcacatgtttgtttcaagattcttttttttttttttttttataaattctaaatgctttaaaactgatttaagtctattttactatttgatgttagaatttatatattttttttctaaaaatattacattattattcaaaattttttctttaataaaaataatatttctatacactggacgaacgtcccttggacgttgcccaactactagtatatatatatatatatatatatataatattatgaatatttttccCGGTTTAAGTCCTCGTTTGGTTGACgagaaaacagaggaaaacACACCAAAGAATCCTTAGTTGGAATGAAAATAAGCATAAATCTGCTACTTTATTgaagtaaaaaagaaagaaagaaaagaaaaatatactacAGTTTGCATTTTAGACTTGGAATTAGTGTTTCTCTCCTCtttgaaatttaaaacaaaaatactgtAAAGTTAGTAAAACCCAGTGTTAATTTTTCGTTTTCCCTGACGGTTATTAATGCAGGAGACCTCATCCGCCCAGTACATATTGCAGCAGTACACGGCGGCTTCTGGTGGACAGAAGCTGCAGAGCTTGATTAAAAATGCCTATGCGATGGGAAAGATCAAGATGTTAGCTTCTGAGTTTGAAACCGCCACGAAGGTGACGAAG contains:
- the LOC122310730 gene encoding uncharacterized protein LOC122310730 isoform X1, whose translation is MVIRKLRSLSSTVMAIEIAALEERYIDSCKKHGVIPNTAILSGLNKAVVKKSRHEPCSLDIFLDHLKDTDFHPLLDIFMELDASEIEAIDVRNESSCMFDGEYALSLMRAVNQKLRRVDLQDFSFGKNFLRDLSKRGLPCQVLALRSSHFQKLNITGEFKRIHTLNLDFSTSLTSFKEDCFTCMPNLMCLSMCETRIINLWTTIAALSKLPSLVELRFQNWLCCNDAGPSATSSEGRLDSRTDFGQSKSAPYTGASTVDIGVTTDYNSTTEEALRNLFSLNDVVTNHEAQSMIEDSSDDSDVDFSFRQQEHGYRELSSIFFPRLNEQFDQLNEVSFDPLHSQNGEESLAAAFTRQITDVTLKLVSCHASPICFEKHYRDYMIASLPRLKVLDNLPIRTIDRENATVTFSKYFEYLPYKRKHKESVVSILQKRELRASHSHMQNPMQKSSYTPGKSKYFYTRSLCAAKVGSSAWPLLHPLSIRSNGLGSEGMGFRPRQFEYHPSDSSLMVFGTLDGEVVVVNHEKEQIVSYIPSLGAMNSVLGLCWLKKYPSKLIAGSDNGSLKLYDIQHMPATTVSIYDNSAGSVSFDEFDQLTSVHVNSTDELFLASGYSRNVALYDLSSGRRLQVFTDMHREHINVVKFANHSPSIFATSSFDHDVKLWDLRQKPLHPCYTASSSRGNVMACFSPDDQFLLVSAVDNEVRQLLAVDGRLHLNLEIASTGTSQNYTRSYYMNGRDYIISGSCDEYVVRICCAQTGRRLRDISLEGSGSGSMFVQSLRGDPFRDFNLSILAAYIRPSSKSEIVKVNLLESSDSTKENSLCRNSCPFNSMGG
- the LOC122310730 gene encoding uncharacterized protein LOC122310730 isoform X2 translates to MELDASEIEAIDVRNESSCMFDGEYALSLMRAVNQKLRRVDLQDFSFGKNFLRDLSKRGLPCQVLALRSSHFQKLNITGEFKRIHTLNLDFSTSLTSFKEDCFTCMPNLMCLSMCETRIINLWTTIAALSKLPSLVELRFQNWLCCNDAGPSATSSEGRLDSRTDFGQSKSAPYTGASTVDIGVTTDYNSTTEEALRNLFSLNDVVTNHEAQSMIEDSSDDSDVDFSFRQQEHGYRELSSIFFPRLNEQFDQLNEVSFDPLHSQNGEESLAAAFTRQITDVTLKLVSCHASPICFEKHYRDYMIASLPRLKVLDNLPIRTIDRENATVTFSKYFEYLPYKRKHKESVVSILQKRELRASHSHMQNPMQKSSYTPGKSKYFYTRSLCAAKVGSSAWPLLHPLSIRSNGLGSEGMGFRPRQFEYHPSDSSLMVFGTLDGEVVVVNHEKEQIVSYIPSLGAMNSVLGLCWLKKYPSKLIAGSDNGSLKLYDIQHMPATTVSIYDNSAGSVSFDEFDQLTSVHVNSTDELFLASGYSRNVALYDLSSGRRLQVFTDMHREHINVVKFANHSPSIFATSSFDHDVKLWDLRQKPLHPCYTASSSRGNVMACFSPDDQFLLVSAVDNEVRQLLAVDGRLHLNLEIASTGTSQNYTRSYYMNGRDYIISGSCDEYVVRICCAQTGRRLRDISLEGSGSGSMFVQSLRGDPFRDFNLSILAAYIRPSSKSEIVKVNLLESSDSTKENSLCRNSCPFNSMGG